In Bubalus bubalis isolate 160015118507 breed Murrah chromosome 3, NDDB_SH_1, whole genome shotgun sequence, a genomic segment contains:
- the LOC102412702 gene encoding uncharacterized protein LOC102412702 isoform X1 has protein sequence MEKQEGLGATGGLNGESPGGGISGVPGGIGGVESGAGLLSGVTMFHGSGPPTHNGGTIIRSLDSSQPSGGTAVLGSRLNQHPGEVAGHSFGSRTQPVGFNPHFPGTSVSGTFNPGSGASGVYKSANITLSESTCTRQDRPCEDRPRSILKNSSSITVHKSPGAEKRKSQHWDEMNILATYHPADKNYGFMKVDEPSTPFHRLQDIDEDLLAGTSHAMTPEKLAERFAAMDHFFPKVLYSDNRSSGSSDSFSKTQSDDFEKRRKAHYNEGKFLKPQKNLPLDNSENSSVGSVSMSSGSRGAMLDSEPRPVERGGAGRMTGGVKDQIGLVARNHILEAKGVLMTQTDLGDSSASAAFINLSPTSSTTVVLEKEIGLQRKEYYSKGRYLRCWPHPELEEDTEDEQQSSSTNLNWVTESPVGTEVRLVDHTRSSSQDFQATESSQKVIVTSSKPGEGTRPPSHQAWLLASSHLPNP, from the exons CTACTGGCGGCCTCAATGGAGAATCCCCTGGTGGGGGTATCAGCGGGGTGCCAGGAGGCATCGGAGGAGTCGAGTCAGGCGCCGGGTTGCTCTCCGGAGTAACCATGTTTCACGGTTCTGGGCCCCCCACGCACAATGGGGGAACTATAATtcgcagtcttgattctagccaGCCCTCCGGAGGGACAGCAGTCCTCGGTTCCAGGCTCAACCAGCATCCTGGGGAAGTCGCGGGCCACAGCTTTGGGTCCCGTACACAACCTGTCGGATTTAATCCCCACTTCCCTGGAACCAGTGTATCCGGGACGTTCAACCCGGGGTCCGGGGCGTCTGGGGTGTACAAGTCGGCAAACATTACGCTATCCGAGTCAACTTGCACGCGCCAAGACAGACCCTGTGAGGACCGGCCCCGGAGCATCCTAAAAAACAGCAGCTCCATCACGGTGCACAAATCCCCCGGGGCGGAGAA GAGAAAGTCTCAGCACTGGGATGAAATGAATATCCTGGCGACCTACCACCCTGCTGACAAGAACTATGGCTTTATGAAGGTGGATGAGCCCAGCACTCCCTTCCACAG GCTCCAAGACATTGATGAAGACCTGCTTGCCGGGACCTCTCATGCAATGACTCCTGAGAAGTTAGCAGAGAG GTTTGCAGCAATGGACCATTTCTTCCCCAAGGTCCTGTACAGCGATAACAGAAGCTCGGGGTCTTCAGACAGCTTTTCCAAGACAC AATCCGATGATTTTGAAAAGCGCCGCAAGGCACACTACAATGAAGGAAAGTTCCTGAAACCTCAGAAAAACCTTCCCTTGGATAATAGCGAGAACAGCAGTGTGGGTAGCGTGAGTATGAGCAGTGGCAGTCGAGGAGCAATGCTGGACTCAGAGCCCAGGCCTGTGGAAAGAGGTGGGGCAGGAAGAATGACTGGAGGAGTCAAGGACCAGATTGGCCTAGTGGCCAGAAACCACATCCTAGAAGCCAAAG GTGTCCTTATGACTCAGACTGATTTGGGTGATTCCTCAGCTTCCGCTGCCTTCATAAATCTGTCCCCAACTTCATCCaccactgtggtgttggagaaggaaattggtcTGCAGCGCAAGGAGTATTACAGCAAAGGAAGATATCTGAGGTGCTGGCCCCACCCCGAGCTTGAGGAGGACACAGAAGATGAACAGCAGAGCA GCTCCACAAACTTGAACTGGGTGACTGAGAGTCCCGTGGGCACTGAGGTCCGTCTGGTGGACCACACCCGAAGCTCCTCCCAGGATTTCCAGGCCACTGAGAGCTCCCAGAAGGTGATAGTGACATCATCGAAGCCTGGTGAGGGCACCAGGCCACCATCTCACCAGGCCTGGCTCTTGGCAAGCTCCCATCTTCCCAACCCCTGA
- the LOC102412702 gene encoding uncharacterized protein LOC102412702 isoform X2, whose protein sequence is MEKQEGLGATGGLNGESPGGGISGVPGGIGGVESGAGLLSGVTMFHGSGPPTHNGGTIIRSLDSSQPSGGTAVLGSRLNQHPGEVAGHSFGSRTQPVGFNPHFPGTSVSGTFNPGSGASGVYKSANITLSESTCTRQDRPCEDRPRSILKNSSSITVHKSPGAEKRKSQHWDEMNILATYHPADKNYGFMKVDEPSTPFHRLQDIDEDLLAGTSHAMTPEKLAERFAAMDHFFPKVLYSDNRSSGSSDSFSKTQSDDFEKRRKAHYNEGKFLKPQKNLPLDNSENSSVGSVSMSSGSRGAMLDSEPRPVERGGAGRMTGGVKDQIGLVARNHILEAKGVLMTQTDLGDSSASAAFINLSPTSSTTVVLEKEIGLQRKEYYSKGRYLRCWPHPELEEDTEDEQQSSSTNLNWVTESPVGTEVRLVDHTRSSSQDFQATISPGLALGKLPSSQPLTPFRPADR, encoded by the exons CTACTGGCGGCCTCAATGGAGAATCCCCTGGTGGGGGTATCAGCGGGGTGCCAGGAGGCATCGGAGGAGTCGAGTCAGGCGCCGGGTTGCTCTCCGGAGTAACCATGTTTCACGGTTCTGGGCCCCCCACGCACAATGGGGGAACTATAATtcgcagtcttgattctagccaGCCCTCCGGAGGGACAGCAGTCCTCGGTTCCAGGCTCAACCAGCATCCTGGGGAAGTCGCGGGCCACAGCTTTGGGTCCCGTACACAACCTGTCGGATTTAATCCCCACTTCCCTGGAACCAGTGTATCCGGGACGTTCAACCCGGGGTCCGGGGCGTCTGGGGTGTACAAGTCGGCAAACATTACGCTATCCGAGTCAACTTGCACGCGCCAAGACAGACCCTGTGAGGACCGGCCCCGGAGCATCCTAAAAAACAGCAGCTCCATCACGGTGCACAAATCCCCCGGGGCGGAGAA GAGAAAGTCTCAGCACTGGGATGAAATGAATATCCTGGCGACCTACCACCCTGCTGACAAGAACTATGGCTTTATGAAGGTGGATGAGCCCAGCACTCCCTTCCACAG GCTCCAAGACATTGATGAAGACCTGCTTGCCGGGACCTCTCATGCAATGACTCCTGAGAAGTTAGCAGAGAG GTTTGCAGCAATGGACCATTTCTTCCCCAAGGTCCTGTACAGCGATAACAGAAGCTCGGGGTCTTCAGACAGCTTTTCCAAGACAC AATCCGATGATTTTGAAAAGCGCCGCAAGGCACACTACAATGAAGGAAAGTTCCTGAAACCTCAGAAAAACCTTCCCTTGGATAATAGCGAGAACAGCAGTGTGGGTAGCGTGAGTATGAGCAGTGGCAGTCGAGGAGCAATGCTGGACTCAGAGCCCAGGCCTGTGGAAAGAGGTGGGGCAGGAAGAATGACTGGAGGAGTCAAGGACCAGATTGGCCTAGTGGCCAGAAACCACATCCTAGAAGCCAAAG GTGTCCTTATGACTCAGACTGATTTGGGTGATTCCTCAGCTTCCGCTGCCTTCATAAATCTGTCCCCAACTTCATCCaccactgtggtgttggagaaggaaattggtcTGCAGCGCAAGGAGTATTACAGCAAAGGAAGATATCTGAGGTGCTGGCCCCACCCCGAGCTTGAGGAGGACACAGAAGATGAACAGCAGAGCA GCTCCACAAACTTGAACTGGGTGACTGAGAGTCCCGTGGGCACTGAGGTCCGTCTGGTGGACCACACCCGAAGCTCCTCCCAGGATTTCCAG GCCACCATCTCACCAGGCCTGGCTCTTGGCAAGCTCCCATCTTCCCAACCCCTGACTCCCTTCAGGCCAGCAGATCGGTAA